ggctctttgatacacgttttgattacgAATATTAATcagtaatcggaacaacagtattataacacttcaatccgattaatcatattcgggaattccatattttatcaaactgCCGAATAATATTAAatatttgaatttacagcactcaaacatcacatgttattctttttttcccagtccgagatgcaacaatcaatgcggcttcgaaatgtagaaaagactctcctctccacttggaataagcatcttgtgccgcaaacctgtcgtctctgtgcctagcaagaatacggttgtactcggtgcacaattttataacattgtgcacccttgaagaaacatgggatggttcataattgtggtgtggcttcttgtacttaccaacaaaaggacccaatgaaacgttaatccaaaatatacgatcgtcctgctgttctttgggtagatctttcacaatgtaataattttttatcctttcggtctcttcctcaacttgttttaatctttctatatgatggaattgttcttcacctcgcttcttagccttgatttcctcttcctcctccttcgttgccactaacgatggtttaatttttttgggttgtttgttacttttttgtatttcttcttccattgctgcaattgatgtagttgttcgcttgcatcttcgaagtatgttgtcgattgatgatggactttccattgaaaatgtttttcattctgattttttactcaataataactgagaggggttaccctccttatatagattagagttccaacggctctaatttttgaaaatatggccgttgaggtttctgaaaatatggccgttgaggtttggtaccaatgatgcactacaatcggttgctaacgatacacgtattacctccgaataaaacattcggaggataattttttttgtaaagttccgaatgaacgatggcccaaaaatcagaatttgggaaaaactgatacttttcaaattttgaacttgaaataatcggaagttaactcagttaccagaacttccgaatatggggtgtctaaccttctatattggcccttggaaccacctagagccatgggatggtttgttttgaacttgtaatattcggaggataattttttttgtaaagttccgaatgaacgatgacccaaaaatcagaatttgggaaaaactgatacttttcaaattttgaacttgaaataatcggaagttaactcagttaccagaacttccgaatatggggtgtctaaccttctatattggcccttcgaaccacctagagccatgggatggtttgttttgaacttgtaatattcggaggataattttttttgtaaagttccgaatgaacgatggcccaaaaatcagaatttgggaaaaactgatacttttcaaattttgaacttgaaataatcggaagttaactcagttaccagaacttccgaatatggggtgtctaaccttctatattggcccttggaaccacctagagccatgggatggtttgttttgaacttgtaatattcggaggataattttttttgtaaagttccgaatgaacgatggcccaaaaatcagaatttgggaaaaactgatacttttcaaattttgaacttgaaataatcggaagttaactcagttaccagaacttccgaatatggggtgtctaaccttctatattggcccttggaaccacctagagccatgggatggtttgttttgaacttgtaatattcggaggataatttattttgtaaagttccgaatgaacgatggcccaaaaatcagaatttgggaaaaactgatacttttcaaattttgaacttgaaataatcggaagttaactcagttaccagaacttccgaatatggggtgtctaaccttctatattggcccttggaaccacctagacaCATgggatggtttgttttgaacttgtaatattcagaggataattttttttgtaaagttccgaatgaacgatggcccaaaaatcagaatttgggaaaaactgatacttttcaaattttgaacttgaaataatcggaagttaacttagttaccaaaattttcgaatgtaccacacaaatcattgtcatttgaacttgtctaacttagttacccaaacttccgaatgtacaatacaaaatcattgttatttatctgctcttctttactttaggaccgtgactacctcccagtcctgcacgaccacgggtttgagcaccttcagttggagcagcttcagttggagaagcttcagcgctcgatgaagctcgagttcttttacccgtctttgatactgccaccttgggctgatgcctcttcgtgactttctccccaaactgggcatcataatcttcgttatccatattatcaactagatctctagcctctttgatcttctcagctggcatgggatctccgctcttcaggcatgcaattaacattttggaaacacgctcgaaccTATAacttgatgatacaattataacttgaatccgccacagtagtgttggatttgatttcacggataaccaaaggatgtgataccttgttataccaactcatatagtctggagaattttcatcacctcgggtggttcgtctaccagtgtcgataatgaagtcattcctcttatcccagttatcaagaacagtaggtgggcctgtgtgaacaatcgtgagattatcaccactagaagagcacaactccaactccaatttgtagtaatcccccattttctccacaggttgctgttgtatatacccgtgttgtcgcatcaccctagaggggttatacatcacatatcctgtggggtgccacaacggtccaaaataaagggacaagtccgaccgaacatttatatgcccactggctcgatcttccttgtatggatcaaagcatacgtccgaggccttcaattggtccaaaatctccctcatgcgaatcaactgctgctctttgtcctagaacggttgtcttcaaatatatactttgttcctctaggagtacctttgcaccaccccgggttctctccggccaacttcaggatagtggtcatagatccatgcctatatacataagaaaccaagttttagtaaatagattgtgtatattcggtagtaatttccaaactttatttccgatttatataatcggaaaacaaagtagtacctatccaccgaataccaaacattcggaaatatggatcatttcctaccgaatatgcgtcatttggagttcagtaacctatagttttctggcctgtatattcggttctaatatcaaaagaatatttccgattgtatataatcggaaaacaaagtaagtacctaaccaccgaataccaaacattcggaaagagatggatcattcctaccgaatatgcgtcatttggagttcagtaacctatagtttttctggcctgtatattcggttctaatatcaaaagaatatttccgattgtatataatcggaaaacaaagtaagtacctaaccaccgaataaccaacattcggaaaagagatggataatttcctaccgaatatgcgtcatttggagttcagtaacctatagcttttctggcctgtatattcggttctaatatcaaaagaatatttccgattgtatatatcggaaaacaaagtaagtacctaaccaccgaataaccaacattcgggaaaagatggataatttcctaccgaatatgcgtcatttggagttatggatatgcatcatatgtattgtctactgaataactatatgagttatagagttaaagaaaaaacctgcaatagagccacgttcccggcaacttggcaggttcctagcctcgaagcctttctcaactcttccatcaagaatgctaggcatgccgtgccccaagaatagtcaccgacttcatggagaggatccaaaagttgtataaggttggcgtcgatccggttgccagaagtattggggaatatgacacatcccaatacacaaaggagatatgcggtggcagcgtggttcacttgctcatcagttaacgttccattcttttccttctccaaggtgcctcgaaacatattcatcaaagctgtaatgttgatctgtcttgttctgtaacttgcatgcctcctaaactctgttgttgtctcttcatcccaacctaagcactttttagttagagcataaagttgtgcccaacttaactgctttgtgtagttaaacttcacagctgtgccttggtcgggaaggtaagaatctgcacaacatcatccggagtaatcgtcctccccaaacggcatatggaaagtatcggtctcaggatacattctctccacgaacgccgatatggccacacgatcatgttccaacaatgaattctcggcggcattagctaaccccgagttggcaacaattgacttgaacctttcacattcaccggataaaggccacgcaagcatttttgttggtgcggcggtaggtttgagtagacggaccgcatcttgatgatcctattaaagtacataaaaaaatccttaatacaaatattacgatataacacatagacaatacattaataaaaaatagtaattttattacctcggtttcgtatatttctctggcccatgagtctttgtatccaaatagcaattttcctccatccgccggtagcccaaggattgtgcatgttagaatacccttcttcttcaagtgctgagggacaagatgtgatgctttcttagcaatatccttctttacaccatattttccttttttggctttttgggtaccacttggttgtccttcttcttctactcttggcactggatcaactggttcaatttcatggtggggtgtaacttgtggagcagttggttctgcactttgttgagcggcttgttcaacacttggttgcaccccttgttcactgccttgttgttctacactttgttcagcacttggttgcactccttgttgactgctttgttcttgtaagctttgttgagcacttgaattatctttggcgctcctttccctcctagcactagctgtcactttcttcctcctttctcgactttgtctaaacaacaaagaaaggaacaatatttacaaactatacaatcggaagacaaagtatggaaatacaacccgaatgtacacattcgggagtaaaaagacacatactgttcctgaatacaaaacaatcgaaatataactaaacatgtttacaaccgaatatgcatcaattggagttcagaagctctaaatttttcatcctacacaatcggaagcaaaagtacaaaactataacccgaataaacaaattcggaagtaagaagacacatatttttgccgaatgaaaaacaatcggaatataactaaacatgtttacaaccgaatattcatcaactggagttcagaaactctaaaattttatcctacacaatcggaggtataaaacattatattgtcttccgaataaatactggccccaaaatgggatttttcctatatcagaaattttgagattttttcaatatatatattcggtagtgagtgtacttccgaatactgtgtgtctacttaaatatattcggaagccaaaaaattcatcaaactaccgattattaccagtttgtatccaggaagatatggccaacaatattcggcagataaccaacaaatatatctcccgaatactgtcgatgttcttgagaaacgaagaacacgactacattcggaagtaaataagcatgaatatcgcccgaatctggataaaaaaccgaaaaccctagaatttttttttctcgattcgtcgaattaaagcgaaataaacaccaaaaatgatagattcttacctaattggggccatttgaagttgacgaagtgtttgactatcagaATCGCCACCACCAACTACATtgtcgggtacttgttcttcgcgttcttcttcatttgcaacaagaatttctttatttcttgctaaaatcccaatctttggatcgataccccgagcaacatttttggttctaggtctgtgggtttcatttcccttatccattgtttataaacgaatcgacgatgttttgattttacgattcgcggcgatgtttcggttgaacgagggaaagttttttttcttccacaatcggaagatatgaaactggaagaagaagagttgaaatgagtagaattttttttgatttggtttttatacggttttaTCAGAAGGGCATTTCTGTAAcctcaatatcatatagggttccccttaactagagtctttggatgggtataaattgatgacccctaaatccttttgaatggcccctaaaaacgcgacgATAAATAGCCCTTTGTAAGACCGActcaaaacagaaaaaaaagagTAATGAAATGAAAACAGTCCCATTATCATTTACCTGTCTATACATTTCCTAGTTAGCCTAGTACTTAATTATGTCTCGTATTAGTACTCTGAGCTATTTGTATAGCTAATTACCATGAGCTAGGCTGAAATGTGAAGGAGtctaagagcatccacaatgggcgagtataaccaaatttatgggatgagatcctaacacagtgggacggagtaaagatcaaatttggaccaaagatcaaattccagaccaaatatggtcgcgaccaaatcccaaattctaatatagtcgggcgtaaatttaaagtacgcttgatgctgggcgtaaatttaaagtacgcttgttaacgggcggagatttaaattacgcccgatgaaattttaattaaataaaaaaaaaaaaggaatgaaaaatccgcctgttaaaatttgcaaagaatggggcggactttaaaagtctgCCCGATGGAAAtttaatgaggcggacttttaaagtccgcctgttaaaatttacaaaggatggggcggacttttaaagtccgcgtgatggaattttaatggggcggacttttaaaatccgcctgacgaaattttaatcatttaccgttgcgtcacaccacggactaaacccaaattttggtctttttttttttgatctttgatctttggttttgatcgcaccactgcagttgctctaacagTACCATTTCACAAGAAATCTTTATTTTTCTGGTCTTGCTTTGCAGACGATGCCCCACTGGAATCTCATTCTAGATCTCGCCATCATGAGATAAGAGGAACATCTATAAAATCCGAAGGCCATCTCCTGCACTCAATGTTCTAATAGTATCAGTGAAAATCACATCATGTTAGCTAGCTTGAATCACATCGGGTGAAGCCATCGAGATCGTACGAGACCAAGAAACAAGCTTAGAAAGAATCAATCTGCTACCGTCCGATAGACCTAGTAAACTCGTACAGGCCAGTCCAAATCGCCAACAAGCGATTCCGAGATATCCAAGCGTGATTCCGAGATATCAGCTTGAACAGCATACACAAAAGGGATAAGCATACGTTTCAATCCTTAAGTCTCatttaattatttttgatttAATTCCATGAATTAAAACATCCGTTTCAATCTTTAAATCTCATTAAATTATTTTTGATTTAATTCCATGAATTAAAGCATCCGTTTCTATCCTTAAATCTCATTAACTTATTTTTGATTTAAATCTATGAATTACAGCATACGTTTCAATACttaaatctcttttatttttaatgGTGGAAGGAATAACACACACGGAGCAATCGTGAAGCGGAAATCTGCCGCAGGGCCTCCAGTTCAACAAAGCCATGCTACAGCAAAATGGATAACATTAAGGATGTTGGCTAAGTCACGGATGTCTCTGGCCGTAACGATCTACGTCTATTGGATACTTCAAAATCTGCCAGAGTCAAATATGGACGGACTAACCGTGGTGTTTCGATCCACAAACGCTACTCATTTCTTCCAGCACGTTCAAACAGGTATACTTGTATGAAGACCCAAACAGTATGACCAAATGGTATTAATTGTGAGTCTGTGACTTCAAACCTTAGCTTTGTGGTTTGAATTTTACCTTGGAGAATCGGCATAAAGCAGTCCCTAATAATTCATACTTCACTAGCCTTCACCCAGCTCGGCCATTAGATCCATCGTTACATAAATTTAGCAGCTTACTACATATACTGGCGTGGTGTACCTTACTTCAAGGAATGGTGTAACCATCCTTCTTGCTACTAACAACAAATGTTCAATGCGGAAAAGTACACCCTTTCCTAATTGCAGTTGTAATGGTCCCGATCAAAGCTTCTGCCAAGCAGCAACACAAAAAGCTTCGAAAGAAATCTGTGTGACTTTTACTAGAACATTTACGGGTCAGAAATGGCACAAGGGACAGCGCGTTTACATAGAGCTGGCTTGTCCAACAAATTTGAGGTCGATCGTGCTCAATGTCTGAGGCAAACGATGAAGTCTCAAGGGAGTTCGTAAGCATTTTCAACCACTGTTAGATGCTTTCGCAGCACGTCCCTCACCCTGCTGTCGAGCACCATCCCATGACGCGAGAACGAGGAAAATCTCCTTGCATTGCTACAATATCGCACAAAGGCACCACCAATAGGTCAACCAATTTTCAAGTTTGAATACAAGATCAACATACTCGGGAAATACATTAACCACCGTGTTGGAGATGAGAAGCTGCTCGATGTCGCAGGGTACTCACAAACAACAATCGGCTCATGCGACCTGAATGATAAAACTCATGGAGGGTTGTGTGGTATCCCATCTTGCCATATTCACAACATTGGTACCAGTACCTCCAACATTTTCTCCCCCAGTACTGTAAGTCCATTCCATTAAACTACACTACTTTTATTGTTGCATAAACTGTATATTGTGCCAGCCAAAAATGTGCAGTATATGTTAACATTTGGGTATCCCACAACGTGACCCTGAATACTATCATCTCATACACAACATGATATGCATTTACATTGTACGCTTTTGTGATTGATTTGCTAATAATTTTAATGCAAAAAGCTAACCAGAGCAGATGAAATTTAGCTTTAATCTTTCCCATAAAAAATATTGGGAGTGCAGCACTAATCCAGTCATGTACTGCTCAAGAACAGTAGCGACGGTTCGGGTCCTACGAGAGTCTAGCAGTAGGGTTCACGCATTTCTATGCGAGTGAAGAACAGTAGCGACGGCTTGCGTCCTACGCGTGTTCTAGCAGTAGAATTACTCTTCCCATGTATATTAAGAGATGTAGCGACCCTCATCCTACTCAATCTCTTACAATTCTGCGCGAATCTTGAATAGTGGGATTGGCCCCCTGCGCGAATTCAAGGTAGCAGAAAACTCAAATTTCCAATTCATGCGCGAGCAAAATGCAGTAAGGAGgtgcacccttgtgcgagcatttAGCAGCATGACACTTGCTGGGGGCGAGCTACGTATCACTCCAACTACGATGATTGTCGTTTGGGGGCGAGGTACGTAGCACCTTGGCGCAAACAACAATTTTTGGGGGTTCGCGTGACACTCCAAACAACATGCTCGGGGCGAGTTACGGGACACCTAAATTTAATGCAAAATTCATCAGCCCATTGTTTAGGTTCGATAAACAAGTGGGAAGTCAAGCTAGATCGAGTTCAAAGTTCCTTCTATTGCAGTTTGAGAGATTCTCCagcaaaagtaaaataaaagtcGTCGTCGCCTGGGAGGTATTGATGTAACCTGTGGACATTCTGTATCAGGGAATTTTTGGTCATATCTACTTATATAGGCGTAACGGAGCTTTTGAAGCGTCATATTCATTCTTGAGTTGCAAATATCTGATGTGCCTCTATTGTTGTTCAACCGGGTTTTGAGGAACAGACGAGTAACGGAGCATCAACAGCACATAAACAAACAAGTTTACTAGCACATACGAGTACTTCAGTTCCTTAGTATTTGTATATGCCAGTGGGGCGACTACACTAACTAGGACAAAGATCTGATGAGTTTTTCTTTAAACTCAAGACTTCAATATATGGATTTCATTTCTGTGGCAGTGCTAAACAAGAGAAGTGTGGATGGAGCAACAAGCTAAAAGTGGATATGCATTTGCTGTCAGGCAAGTGGTATTGCAAAATGTGTAAGAGCATAATTACACAAGATTACGAGCAGCCAGTCTAGTTCAGCAAACAGGTCACCAGAGAAGTTTTAATAGCAGGATCATTGGTTTTTATCACACTGCCGCAAGCACCAACAAAGGATAAGAAACTACTAGCATAAACAAGTTCTTATATTCGAAATAACTTGTATATACTAGTGGGGGCGAATATCATACCACAGACAACAACGATATCAATATAAAGCATTTCAGAGCCGCGATCAACATGGATGTCCAACCATCTTAATTTTCCCAACCAAAGTATTTTCACTACTGCCGTCATCACCAAAATTACATGTATGATTAGTTCGAGCGTCGTTGCTTCATGTACAAAAGTATGGTTTAACGCCCCGAATACCATCAGATACTTAGGCCGAACTCTACTGGAGAGTTCAAAAATGCAGTCTTACGTTAAAGAAAATTGCTGCAAATGGTGAATAAGCAAAAGTCAGACCGCCCCTACCGATTTTTGAAGCCGGGAGCAAGTCAGTTCTCCCAAGAATCTGGAAGTACACCTCCGATTTCTTCCAAAGATAGTTTCAGCTGCAATTCACGGGATTTCGAGTTAGCTAACTCCTGGCGCGCTCCAGCCAACTCCTCAGTCAGCACCCCTGTAGCGACAGACAACTCACTATTTTTGCTCTCCAACCGTATGTTTTCCAGTCTCAAACCGGCATCAGCACCACCTTCCAAAGCATGTTGTCTTAGCACACCATTCAGTTGAGTCGCAAATTTAAGAAACTACGGGGGTAAGAGTAAATAATATTATACATGTTATCTTCTTAGCTATTCAACAAATAAAAGAAATGGGCAGCCATTGGAAGGATGCAACTTGAGCAAAAAAAGCATTGTCAGGCTAAAGCGTTAAACTAGCGCTTTTAAATCTTGATATATATACGCAAATGTGATCGAGCTAGTCTCTTTAAACTAGTCGAGTACGAGGCATGTCATTTAACCAAGGGCACAGATAGTGAATTGATCGATTTACTTACTTGGTTGAAATGTTCTGTCATGGTTTGAAGCAAAATGTTGTGATCGGGCTCGGTTATCGACTGAACTGGAGATGGAGAGGCAACGGAAGGTCGACTAATGCCAGGGTCAGATTGCGGGATTGAAGTGGGTCGGCATACTCTAACATTTTCATTTTCCGGACAAGGGTTAGTCGAGCCACTTCCCATCATCCCAACGTCAGAAAATACAGCAAAATTGGACAAGGGTTCAGATGGCAAAGATGGTTGGATAACACTTTCTTCATTATCACGAGTAGTTTCTCTGCAGTCTGAAGCATTCGAGAGTGAGAATTCAATTATCAAATTTAGAGTAATCAAGACTAGAAATCTGAGACAGTCATGGATGTACCTGGTGATAAAGCAGCATCATGGGAAGTTGTCGCATTGTCTTTACTAGATGAGGTGTCGTCAGCAAAAAGAGTGTTGGAGAAATCATTTCCTCTTACGGCTTCTCTTCCTGAAGGAACTTCAGCATCACCCAAGTCGGTAAAAGGACTAGGACATCCAGAAGAGATATCGTTAGAACTTTCAGTGTTCGTTCCAAGAACCTCATCACTAGAACCTGAATTCGTGCTCTCTCTATTTCCGTCAAAGGCAGGGGCGATTCCACCTACTGGACAACACTGGACAACACGAGCTTGCTTCTTTAAAAGAATATCCTTTGTTAACCAAGCGTTTACTGCGGCGAGTAGCTTGGCAAATCTTTCCAGACATAGCATCAGGAACTATTACAAACTGTGAAGCTTTATTCCTTAGTGGGTTCTTCGGACGTCGACCATTAAATGTGAAATGAAGGAGCTGATCACCTTTACGAAGCCTCTTGAAACGTGTTTTTCCATTGCTAACTCCAAAATCATGGGCGCCTGAGGAAGTAGCACCAGCCGTTTTTGTTTTATAATGTCTTCGGCGAATTCTAATCAAACTAGAAGGAGAGGAAGATCCTTGAAGATAATCGGTCTCTATTGAATTCATTTCGGGTGCTTTAGGAGAACAACCGTCATAGGACTCGGAGTCGGATTCGATGACAGTAACTCCAGGCCTTTGATTAAGAGGAACAGCATGAGTTGGGGTTGATATTTCATTGGCATTCAGATCTCTATCATAACGCCAATCAACAAACTCATCAGAAAGTGACACATCAAACAGGCTCCTTGGTAGATCGAAGAATTTTTCTATACGAACGTCGCTGCTGTCATCATCTACAAGACCATTGGGGTGTCCATTGTCATCCAAGCATCACAGATTAATCCGATATAACAGGTGGATAGTGCAAGAAACTTAGACGCATATATAATAATAGAAAAGAAGGACGTTACCAGTTGGAATTGAAGGGATACCGCCCTCATCGTCCTTTTTTCCAAATTTTAAATTTGTAGAAGTGTTGATCCCATCTTTTGTAGCATTTGGGAAACCCATCAAGGTGAAATTTTACATTTGGGTGTTTGCATTCGCAAGAAAAGACCTTCCACGGGAGACCAGGTATCTGTCCACCTAATGGAGTTATAAACTTTTGAACGTCTGCCGGCAATATGAAGCGATGGTAGGTCTTGAATATGGAAAGCACTCGCTTCAACGCAGAACAAAGAGATGGATGCATCTGGTGCGATGAAATTCCCCATGCATTAAGGAGCGAACGAGTAAAAGAGTCCACGGGCATTGAGAATCCGCAGGCGAGCTGATAAAGATTGACTACCACCTCATCGTTACAAACCGGGTCAGTCGGATTCATCATCTTAGTAAATTTTACAGATTTCGAAATGTTAAACATCCCCCGAACTTCCTCATTAGAAAGATTCTTAGCATTCGGAACGCACAGTAAGGTGCCACCGGGGTGAAATCGTCTAAATCGTTCGAGGTCAGCATCAATTTCCGAAGAGGAAGGATACATTTCTACAAGTACAAAAATAACATGTTCGCAATGTGGAGCAAACAGTTAATGCAATGACAAGGAATGTCAATTTTAAACATTCAGGAGTCAACACAGCAATAAGCATGAGATAAGGAAGAGGGAATCTATAAATTGGATCCCAAAACAATAATCATTTTTTCATTCAAGTTGATAGCACACATGCTCCATATGGAGATTAGTATTTTGGGTTCGGCTAAGCATGAGATAAGGAACGAGTACAAGGTAATCAGATTCGTCGGCAATGAGAACGGTTATCAGGCATACGTATACTCCCTCGGTAGTGGCAATGGATGGCGGAACATTGGATTTATTAACAAGACAATTTATAGATCATGAAATAGCGGGAAATCATGGTGTACCGTCTTTTAGGATGGTGCTCTTATTTGACAGTCAAAGAGAATTACATACCTGGTGCTGGAGTGAACCTGAAAGTGCGTCGTTTTAATGATTCAGACTCCACCAGTAAACCCACCTACAAAATCAATAGATCATGAAATACAAAACGAGAAGAATACGAACCTTGGAGAATGCAACAGCGAAGAGGTTAAACAAATGATTAATTTAATGAAGCCATTGTAATTTTTGGTTTCTCTAAGTCGATAATTTTCTCTGAGTAGTTATACTGAATTTTGGATAACTAAAAAGAAGCTCTAAgacgaaacaaagaagtttcatcCGAGGAGACAGATCTGCCAAGATGAAAAGGAAGTATGGAACGGGAAAAGACAAGTTCCCCCCTGGAGACTCATTTTGTGGTTTGAAAGTTAAAAACATATTGACACAACGGTGGAAATTGGAC
Above is a genomic segment from Papaver somniferum cultivar HN1 chromosome 10, ASM357369v1, whole genome shotgun sequence containing:
- the LOC113315595 gene encoding uncharacterized protein LOC113315595; its protein translation is MYPSSSEIDADLERFRRFHPGGTLLCVPNAKNLSNEEVRGMFNISKSVKFTKMMNPTDPVCNDEVVVNLYQLACGFSMPVDSFTRSLLNAWGISSHQMHPSLCSALKRVLSIFKTYHRFILPADVQKFITPLGGQIPDDDSSDVRIEKFFDLPRSLFDVSLSDEFVDWRYDRDLNANEISTPTHAVPLNQRPGVTVIESDSESYDGCSPKAPEMNSIETDYLQGSSSPSSLIRIRRRHYKTKTAGATSSGAHDFGVSNGKTRFKRLRKVNAWLTKDILLKKQARVVQCCPVGGIAPAFDGNRESTNSGSSDEVLGTNTESSNDISSGCPSPFTDLGDAEVPSGREAVRGNDFSNTLFADDTSSSKDNATTSHDAALSPDCRETTRDNEESVIQPSLPSEPLSNFAVFSDVGMMGSGSTNPCPENENVRVCRPTSIPQSDPGISRPSVASPSPVQSITEPDHNILLQTMTEHFNQFLKFATQLNGVLRQHALEGGADAGLRLENIRLESKNSELSVATGVLTEELAGARQELANSKSRELQLKLSLEEIGGVLPDSWEN